Part of the Rubritalea squalenifaciens DSM 18772 genome, GGCTGGAGCGAGCCCCAGAAGATAAGCGGCCCAAGATCTGGCTGAATGCCTCCGCCGTGGGTTACTATGGTGACCGTGGGGAAGATATCCTGAATGAGCACAGTCCGGCTGGGAATGATTACCTCTCCGAGCTGTGTGCAGACTGGGAGAGTGCGGCTCATGAAGGACGCTTGGAGGGAGTGCGTGTCGTAAATCCGCGTATAGGTGTCATCCTGGGAGAGGGGGGCATGGCCTGGATCAAGATGAAGAAGGTATTTAGTACCGGGCTCGGTGGTAAACTAGGTAATGGGAAGCAATGGTTCCCCTGGATGCATGTGCATGACCTCGTCTATGGAATGGTGCACTGTCTTGAGCACGATGAAATCCATGGGCCGGTCAATATGGTGGCACCCGGAGTCGTGAGGAATGAGGTTTTCTCCCAGAACTTGGCCAAGGCTCTCGGCAAACCAGCGCTGATTCCGGTCCCTAGATTCGGCTTGAGGATCATTTTGGGCGAATTTGCCGATGCATTGCTGGCAAGTCAGCGGGTTTTTCCGGGAAAATTGGAGGAATCTGGATTTAAATTCGCCCATCCTGAGCTCGAAGATGCAATCTCAGACCTGCTGAAGTGATCACTGAGCGGCTTGTTTGACAAAAACGTCGAAAAAACTTCGGGCGTGAAAGTGTGTGTTTTCAAGGGGTTGTGGAGGGGGTGCGGGAAAAGTTCGAAAAAAGGTGCTGAAAGATGTTGACCCGGACCGGGAAATATGTAGATTGCGCCCCGCCCCGCCAGCCGGGGGGCACGGAAGAGACCGGAAAACGGAATGCCTGATACGCTCAGCAGCCGGGGTTCGAA contains:
- a CDS encoding TIGR01777 family oxidoreductase, with product MEEMHVGVIGASGFIGRNLCDALEAKGHTVIRISRREHSAPGQVWRVLGEDCILGLDAIVNLAGDPIDKRWTDENKKKFRESRVGLTKEIRGWLERAPEDKRPKIWLNASAVGYYGDRGEDILNEHSPAGNDYLSELCADWESAAHEGRLEGVRVVNPRIGVILGEGGMAWIKMKKVFSTGLGGKLGNGKQWFPWMHVHDLVYGMVHCLEHDEIHGPVNMVAPGVVRNEVFSQNLAKALGKPALIPVPRFGLRIILGEFADALLASQRVFPGKLEESGFKFAHPELEDAISDLLK